Proteins encoded within one genomic window of Anastrepha ludens isolate Willacy chromosome 4, idAnaLude1.1, whole genome shotgun sequence:
- the LOC128862093 gene encoding acyl-CoA-binding protein homolog, translated as MDFHTATEKAKAFTKRPSDEEFLEFYGLFKQATIGDVNVERPGALDLKGKAKWDAWNQHKGLPKDEAQKAYIATYEKYAPKYA; from the exons ATGGAT TTCCACACCGCCACCGAAAAAGCGAAAGCCTTCACCAAGCGCCCGAGCGATGAGGAATTCTTGGAATTTTACGGTCTTTTCAAGCAAGCCACAATTGGTGATGTGAACGTTGAAAGGCCCGGCGCATTGGATCTGAAGGGCAAGGCCAAGTGGGATGCATGGAACCAGCACAAGGGCCTGCCCAAAGACGAGGCACAAAAGGCATACATTGCTACCTATGAGAAATATGCGCCCAAATATGCCTAA
- the LOC128862095 gene encoding acyl-CoA-binding protein homolog yields the protein MDFHTACEKAKAFTKKPSDSEFLEFYGLYKQSTIGDVNIPAPGALDLKNKAKWDAWNKHKGLSQDAAQAAYIATYEKYAPKYA from the exons ATGGAT TTCCACACCGCCTGCGAAAAAGCCAAAGCTTTCACCAAGAAGCCATCCGACTCCGAATTCTTGGAATTCTACGGTTTGTACAAGCAGTCCACCATTGGTGATGTCAACATTCCAGCCCCCGGCGCTCTTGACTTGAAAAACAAGGCCAAGTGGGATGCATGGAACAAGCACAAGGGTTTGTCTCAGGATGCTGCCCAGGCCGCCTACATTGCCACCTATGAGAAGTACGCGCCCAAATACGCTTAA
- the LOC128862094 gene encoding acyl-CoA-binding protein homolog yields MDFNTACEKAKAFTKKPSDAEFLEFYGLYKQSTVGDVNVAAPGALDLKGKAKWDAWNKHKGLSQDAAKAAYIATYEKYAPKYA; encoded by the exons ATGGAT ttCAACACCGCTTGCGAAAAGGCCAAAGCTTTCACCAAGAAGCCATCCGATGCAGAATTCTTGGAGTTCTACGGATTGTACAAGCAGTCCACCGTTGGTGACGTCAACGTCGCAGCCCCCGGTGCTCTTGACTTGAAAGGCAAGGCCAAGTGGGATGCATGGAACAAGCACAAGGGTCTGTCTCAGGATGCTGCCAAGGCCGCTTACATTGCCACCTATGAGAAATACGCGCCCAAATACGCTTAA